A window of Torulaspora globosa chromosome 8, complete sequence contains these coding sequences:
- the ZRT1 gene encoding high-affinity Zn(2+) transporter ZRT1 codes for MSNFSSSDPWWMQWNPDNVTISDHSVSDAWKTCVLQGVYYGGNDYNGWLGARISSIFVILVVSTFCTLYPVIAKHIKWMRINKWFYMFARNFGTGVIVATAFIHLMDPAYGEIGGLSCVGSTGHWADYSWCPAIMLATVFLTFLVDLFSAVFVEKKYGTVHEHNYDEIAQTIVRSNKPAHDYERQVEQTSSQSAIANDKDAKVLNTDTESVVDSVQADISFKSEFAAFLVLEFGVLFHSVMIGLNLGSSGKEFATLYPVLVFHQSFEGLGIGARLSAIEFPDSKKWWPYILCVIYGLTTPICVAIGLGVRTTYNSSSYTVNVVSGVLDAISAGVLLYTGMVELLARDWIFNAHRTKEIKEILFCLTSMLWGAGLMALLGKWA; via the coding sequence atgtcgaacttctcttcttcagatcctTGGTGGATGCAATGGAACCCTGACAATGTCACTATTTCGGATCATAGTGTGAGCGACGCTTGGAAGACATGTGTTTTGCAAGGAGTTTACTATGGCGGTAACGACTATAACGGTTGGCTGGGCGCGCGTATCTCTTCGATCTTTGTGATCCTAGTTGTGAGTACTTTCTGTACTCTTTATCCTGTTATCGCTAAGCATATCAAGTGGATGAGAATCAACAAATGGTTTTATATGTTTGCCCGTAACTTTGGTACCGGTGTGATCGTTGCGACTGCTTTCATTCATTTGATGGATCCTGCATACGGGGAGATCGGGGGTCTGAGCTGTGTTGGTTCTACTGGCCACTGGGCCGACTACTCGTGGTGTCCTGCCATCATGCTGGCAACCGTTTTCCTAACGTTCTTGGTGGATCTATTTAGTGCAGTGtttgttgaaaagaagTACGGCACTGTGCATGAGCACAACTACGATGAAATCGCCCAGACAATTGTTCGGTCGAACAAACCAGCTCATGATTACGAGAGACAGGTCGAGCAGACCTCAAGCCAAAGTGCTATCGCCAACGACAAAGATGCCAAAGTTCTCAACACGGACACTGAATCTGTTGTGGATTCGGTCCAAGCTGATATTTCCTTCAAGAGTGAGTTTGCTGCTTTCCTGGTCTTGGAATTCGGTGTTCTATTTCACTCGGTTATGATCGGTTTGAACTTGGGTTCCTCGGGTAAGGAATTTGCTACCTTGTATCCTGTTCTAGTTTTCCACCAATCGTTTGAAGGTTTGGGTATTGGTGCAAGGTTGTCAGCTATAGAGTTCCCTGACAGCAAGAAGTGGTGGCCATATATTTTATGTGTTATCTATGGTTTGACCACTCCCATATGTGTTGCCATTGGCCTCGGTGTTCGTACCACCTATAACTCTTCATCCTATACTGTCAACGTCGTCTCTGGTGTTTTGGATGCTATTTCTGCTGGTGTGCTGCTGTATACAGGTATGGTAGAATTGTTGGCAAGAGATTGGATTTTTAACGCTCACCGCACCAAGGAAATCAAGGAGATTCTCTTCTGTCTTACCTCCATGCTATGGGGTGCCGGTTTGATGGCACTTCTTGGTAAGTGGGCTTAG